The Amycolatopsis sp. DG1A-15b genome window below encodes:
- a CDS encoding acyl carrier protein, whose protein sequence is MADAASVQQVDEQPRLLGLVRSAWRDTLGYDTPDDDTSFFDAGGDSFVLISLIAKMAKSSGITITPVDVLRAPTIRAQAALLDRMRADGRGEAEAGRADGNP, encoded by the coding sequence ATGGCAGACGCGGCAAGTGTTCAGCAGGTGGACGAGCAACCTCGTCTCCTCGGTCTCGTCCGTTCGGCTTGGCGGGACACCCTCGGCTACGACACCCCCGACGACGACACGAGTTTCTTCGACGCGGGCGGCGACTCGTTCGTCCTCATCTCCCTCATCGCGAAGATGGCGAAGAGCTCGGGAATCACGATCACGCCCGTCGACGTCCTCCGGGCCCCCACGATCCGGGCACAGGCGGCCTTGCTCGACCGGATGAGAGCCGACGGCCGTGGCGAAGCCGAGGCGGGGCGGGCTGATGGAAACCCTTGA
- a CDS encoding alpha/beta fold hydrolase, which yields MKNAVEEKWVRRFRDDDGCETKLVCFPHAGAVAGAYRTWPAGLPSDIGVLAVRYPGREDRFDDPFPPGLEALAEDIADALGELARHRIVLFGHCFGATVAHEVALRLQDRGSSPAALCVSGTQPPHALPGGTVPSADEDIIAHVVGLDASRAEAFENPGMREAVLPAVRGDYRLVAGYSGGSRPPLACPVYAYAGEDDSEVTPAEIARWADLTNGAFRLRVLPGGHFYLKPQEAALLADLTGVLETVRSGTTTA from the coding sequence ATGAAGAACGCGGTGGAGGAGAAGTGGGTTCGTCGCTTCCGCGACGACGACGGGTGCGAGACGAAACTGGTCTGCTTCCCCCACGCCGGTGCAGTGGCGGGTGCGTATCGCACCTGGCCGGCGGGACTGCCGTCGGATATCGGCGTCCTGGCTGTCCGGTACCCCGGCCGGGAGGATCGGTTCGACGACCCGTTCCCGCCCGGGCTGGAAGCCCTCGCGGAGGACATCGCCGACGCGCTCGGCGAGCTGGCACGGCACCGGATCGTGCTGTTCGGCCACTGTTTCGGGGCCACGGTGGCGCACGAGGTGGCGTTGCGCCTGCAGGACCGGGGTAGTTCGCCGGCCGCCCTGTGCGTGTCCGGGACGCAGCCGCCGCACGCCCTGCCCGGCGGCACGGTGCCCAGCGCGGACGAGGACATCATCGCGCACGTCGTGGGCCTGGATGCGAGCCGCGCCGAAGCCTTCGAGAACCCGGGCATGAGAGAAGCCGTGCTCCCGGCGGTCCGCGGCGATTACCGCTTGGTGGCGGGCTATTCCGGTGGCTCGCGGCCGCCGCTGGCCTGCCCCGTCTACGCGTACGCCGGCGAGGACGACTCCGAGGTGACCCCTGCGGAGATAGCGCGCTGGGCGGACCTGACGAACGGCGCCTTCCGGCTCCGGGTGCTGCCCGGCGGGCACTTCTACCTCAAACCCCAGGAGGCCGCGCTGCTCGCGGACCTCACCGGCGTACTGGAGACCGTGCGGTCCGGTACGACGACCGCCTGA
- the pdxS gene encoding pyridoxal 5'-phosphate synthase lyase subunit PdxS: MSEQQPAPSSGTVQSVTGTAKVKRGMAEMLKGGVIMDVVTAEQAKIAEDAGAVAVMALERVPADIRAQGGVARMSDPDLIDGIIEAVSIPVMAKARIGHFVEAQVLQSLGVDYVDESEVLTPADYANHIDKWAFTVPFVCGATNLGEALRRITEGAAMIRSKGEAGTGDVSNATTHMRQIRGEIRKLTSLPEDELFVAAKELQAPYELVREVAQAGKLPVVLFTAGGIATPADAAMMMQLGAEGVFVGSGIFKSGNPAQRAAAIVKATTFYDDPDVLAKVSRGLGEAMVGINVEELPEPHRLAERGW; this comes from the coding sequence GTGTCCGAGCAGCAGCCCGCCCCCTCCAGCGGCACCGTCCAGTCCGTCACCGGCACCGCCAAGGTGAAGCGCGGCATGGCCGAGATGCTCAAGGGCGGCGTGATCATGGACGTGGTCACCGCCGAGCAGGCGAAGATCGCCGAAGACGCCGGCGCGGTCGCGGTGATGGCCCTCGAGCGCGTGCCCGCCGACATCCGCGCCCAGGGCGGCGTCGCCCGGATGAGCGACCCCGACCTGATCGACGGCATCATCGAGGCCGTCTCGATCCCGGTGATGGCCAAGGCCCGCATCGGCCACTTCGTCGAGGCGCAGGTCCTGCAGTCCCTCGGCGTGGACTACGTCGACGAGTCCGAGGTCCTCACCCCGGCCGACTACGCCAACCACATCGACAAGTGGGCCTTCACCGTCCCCTTCGTCTGCGGCGCGACCAACCTCGGCGAGGCGCTGCGGCGGATCACCGAGGGCGCGGCGATGATCCGCTCCAAGGGCGAGGCCGGCACCGGCGACGTCTCCAACGCCACCACGCACATGCGGCAGATCCGCGGCGAGATCCGCAAGCTGACCTCGCTGCCCGAGGACGAGCTGTTCGTCGCGGCCAAGGAGCTGCAGGCGCCGTACGAGCTGGTGCGCGAGGTGGCGCAGGCCGGGAAGCTGCCGGTGGTGCTGTTCACCGCGGGCGGGATCGCCACCCCGGCCGACGCGGCGATGATGATGCAGCTCGGCGCCGAGGGTGTGTTCGTCGGCTCGGGCATCTTCAAGTCCGGCAACCCGGCCCAGCGCGCCGCGGCGATCGTCAAGGCGACGACGTTCTACGACGACCCGGACGTCCTCGCGAAGGTCTCGCGCGGCCTGGGCGAAGCGATGGTCGGCATCAACGTCGAAGAGCTGCCGGAGCCGCACCGCCTCGCCGAGCGCGGCTGGTAA
- a CDS encoding DUF5937 family protein, with protein MLDLAFSTEDLAHTRFAFSPAWEIVASVRVLNQPGQHALHLPWIKRATAALAGDGLDIGFLRDLVPLRHLPGFLAGTPSTPLPELADELADLRDVPARLVRRELDAMAGPRSPALTRLHREPEAGLERLATLMERYWHLVLAPDWPRIRALLEADVLYRSRLLAQGGAAELFNDLTPLVRWQGGTLTVAHRHLHAAVPLDGRGLVLVPSAFVWPRVFSKTDPRWQPVLRYPPRGIATLWETGTATAPGALAAVVGRGRAMLLAELAAPASTAELARRTGLSAGAVSQHLGVLKAAALVNRHRAGRHVLYVRTSLAESLVAGAGEVDC; from the coding sequence GTGCTCGACCTGGCATTCTCCACGGAGGACCTGGCGCACACCCGGTTCGCGTTCTCCCCGGCCTGGGAGATCGTGGCGAGCGTCCGCGTCCTGAACCAGCCGGGGCAGCACGCCCTGCACCTGCCGTGGATCAAGCGCGCCACCGCGGCGCTGGCCGGCGACGGCCTCGACATCGGGTTCCTGCGCGACCTCGTCCCGCTGCGGCACCTGCCCGGGTTCCTGGCCGGGACGCCGTCGACGCCGCTGCCCGAACTGGCCGACGAGCTCGCCGACCTGCGGGACGTGCCCGCCCGCCTGGTCCGGCGGGAGCTCGACGCGATGGCCGGGCCGCGCTCGCCCGCATTGACCCGTCTGCACCGCGAGCCGGAGGCGGGCCTGGAGCGGCTCGCGACGCTGATGGAGCGCTACTGGCACCTCGTGCTGGCTCCCGACTGGCCGCGGATCCGCGCGCTGCTCGAAGCCGACGTGCTGTACCGGTCCCGGCTGCTGGCCCAGGGCGGAGCCGCCGAGCTGTTCAACGACCTCACCCCGCTGGTCCGCTGGCAGGGTGGCACGCTCACGGTCGCGCACCGGCACCTGCACGCCGCCGTCCCGCTCGACGGGCGCGGCCTCGTGCTGGTGCCCTCGGCGTTCGTCTGGCCGCGGGTGTTCTCCAAGACCGACCCGCGCTGGCAGCCGGTGCTGCGCTACCCGCCGCGCGGGATCGCCACGCTGTGGGAGACCGGGACGGCCACCGCGCCCGGCGCGCTGGCCGCCGTGGTGGGCCGCGGCCGCGCGATGCTGCTGGCCGAACTGGCCGCGCCGGCGTCCACCGCGGAACTGGCCCGCCGGACCGGGCTGAGCGCCGGGGCGGTGTCGCAGCACCTCGGCGTGCTCAAGGCCGCGGCCCTGGTCAACCGGCATCGTGCCGGACGTCACGTGCTCTACGTGCGCACTTCGCTCGCGGAGTCCCTGGTCGCGGGCGCCGGTGAAGTGGACTGCTGA
- a CDS encoding FAD-binding oxidoreductase — protein sequence MDRRAFLRISGAVPVAGLAGWPPPDDWERLRKRLSGPLFRPGDPGYPEAKQGFFTMYDDRMPVAVVGAARVEDVQAAAGFAARHRLPVAARSGGHSYPGYSTVDGGIVVDLSRFSGIDVRPDGRAHIGAGARLGPIATALAAHGRVLPAGSCETVGIAGLALGGGVGLVDRKHGLTCDHLEAARIVTADGHVRTVSRAAEPDLFWALRGGGGGNFGIVTGFTFRTVPIADVVTYKITFPPGTQATLLAAWQEWLPGMPDELWSGVNIDAATAVTSGTFLGPEARLKELLDDLVRRVGTPPAGREARVTDHLGAMRSFDDHEARPGAVAARAAYVGTSRMLLRPVTDPAAVVEVLTRAPRVGTLIDSAGGAIARVGARETAFPHRSALASFQFLHGATPEDGGEAEARRALAAVRDGLGPEFGTTGYVNYLDPDMPDWARAYYGVNLPRLRAVARKYDPHGLFAFPQGLSEPRPIVHKGGS from the coding sequence TTGGACAGGCGGGCTTTTTTGCGGATTTCCGGGGCGGTACCCGTGGCGGGGCTGGCGGGGTGGCCCCCGCCGGACGACTGGGAGCGGCTCCGGAAGCGGCTTTCGGGGCCGCTGTTCCGGCCCGGTGACCCGGGTTACCCGGAGGCGAAGCAGGGTTTCTTCACGATGTACGACGACCGGATGCCGGTCGCGGTCGTCGGCGCGGCACGCGTCGAGGACGTCCAGGCCGCGGCCGGGTTCGCCGCCCGGCACCGGCTGCCGGTCGCCGCCCGCAGCGGCGGGCACAGCTATCCCGGCTATTCCACTGTGGACGGCGGGATCGTGGTGGACCTGAGCCGGTTTTCCGGCATCGACGTGCGCCCGGACGGCCGCGCGCACATCGGCGCCGGCGCCCGGCTGGGGCCGATCGCCACGGCACTGGCCGCGCACGGCCGGGTCCTGCCGGCCGGCTCGTGCGAAACCGTCGGCATCGCCGGGCTCGCCCTCGGCGGCGGCGTCGGCCTGGTCGACCGGAAGCACGGACTGACGTGCGATCACCTGGAGGCGGCGCGGATCGTCACCGCCGACGGCCACGTGCGCACGGTGTCGCGGGCGGCGGAGCCGGACCTGTTCTGGGCGCTGCGCGGCGGGGGTGGCGGCAACTTCGGCATCGTCACCGGCTTCACCTTCCGGACCGTCCCCATCGCCGACGTCGTCACCTACAAGATCACCTTTCCGCCGGGCACGCAGGCCACGCTGCTGGCCGCCTGGCAGGAGTGGCTGCCGGGGATGCCGGACGAGCTGTGGTCGGGGGTCAACATCGACGCGGCGACCGCCGTCACCAGCGGGACGTTCCTCGGCCCCGAAGCCCGGCTGAAGGAGCTGCTCGACGACCTCGTCCGCCGTGTCGGCACCCCGCCCGCCGGACGGGAGGCGCGGGTGACCGACCACCTCGGCGCGATGCGGTCGTTCGACGACCACGAGGCCCGGCCCGGCGCGGTCGCGGCGCGGGCGGCGTACGTCGGGACTTCGCGGATGCTGCTGCGGCCGGTCACCGATCCGGCCGCGGTCGTCGAGGTCCTGACCCGGGCGCCCCGCGTCGGCACGCTCATCGACTCCGCGGGCGGCGCGATCGCGCGCGTCGGCGCGCGCGAGACGGCCTTCCCCCACCGGTCCGCCCTGGCGAGCTTCCAGTTCCTGCACGGCGCCACGCCCGAGGACGGCGGCGAAGCCGAAGCCCGGCGGGCGCTGGCCGCGGTCCGCGACGGGCTGGGGCCCGAGTTCGGCACCACCGGGTACGTCAACTACCTCGACCCGGACATGCCGGACTGGGCCCGGGCGTACTACGGGGTGAACCTGCCGCGGTTGCGCGCGGTCGCCCGGAAGTACGACCCGCACGGGCTTTTCGCTTTCCCGCAAGGGCTTTCCGAGCCCCGGCCGATCGTCCACAAGGGAGGGTCTTAG
- a CDS encoding elongation factor G-like protein EF-G2 yields the protein MADKQAKNADTGAAVAVDDPAKVRNVVLVGPAGSGKTTLAEALLAASGTVPRAGSVVDGTTVCDHDPAAVRQQRSVGLSVAPVLHQGHKINLIDTPGYADFVGELRAGLRAADAALFVVSAAEGVDAATVAVWEECAAVGMPRAVVVSRLDHHRADATAEIAACQAAFGAGVLPLYLPAGDGLVGLITQRYFDYSGGHPPTVGEPAAADLERMAEARNELIEGIIAESEDESLMDRYLAGEEIAETTLIADLETAVARGSFHPVIPVCATSGVGLAEVLDGIVRAFPSPLEHRPPDVTTPDGGEHAAITADPAGPLAAEVVRTAVDSYVGRVSLVRVFSGTLRPERPVHVSGHGLAERGHEDHDADERVAHLYSPLGSALREVPYCVAGDLCALTKVGSAETGDTVSSPDDPLLMEPWAMPEPLLPVAVVAKTRSDEDTLARNLSRLVAGDPTLRLDRNAETGQLVLWCMGEAHADVVLSRLRAGGADVDTEPVKISLRSTFAKPAKGHGRHVKQSGGHGQFAVCDIEVEPLPRGGGFQFVDKVVGGSVPHQFIPSVEKGVRAQLQRGLADGHPVVDVKVTLVDGKAHSVDSSDAAFQTAGALALREAAANGHLTMLEPLEEVAIRLPDEHLGTVLGDLSSRRGRVLGTEAGEGGRTVIRAEVPATELIRYLIDLRSMTSGTATFTRRHARFEPMPEGMAVH from the coding sequence ATGGCAGACAAACAAGCCAAGAACGCCGACACCGGGGCCGCCGTCGCTGTGGACGACCCCGCCAAGGTCCGCAACGTCGTGCTCGTCGGCCCGGCCGGTTCCGGGAAGACCACCCTCGCCGAAGCCCTGCTCGCCGCCTCCGGCACGGTGCCGCGGGCGGGCTCGGTGGTCGACGGCACGACGGTGTGCGACCACGACCCGGCGGCGGTCCGCCAGCAGCGCTCGGTCGGCCTCTCGGTCGCGCCGGTGCTGCACCAGGGCCACAAGATCAACCTGATCGACACGCCCGGGTACGCGGACTTCGTCGGGGAGCTGCGGGCCGGGCTGCGGGCGGCCGACGCGGCGTTGTTCGTCGTCTCCGCCGCCGAAGGCGTCGACGCGGCGACGGTCGCGGTGTGGGAGGAGTGCGCCGCGGTCGGGATGCCGCGCGCGGTCGTCGTCTCCCGGCTCGACCACCACCGGGCCGACGCGACGGCCGAGATCGCCGCCTGCCAGGCCGCGTTCGGCGCCGGGGTGCTGCCGCTGTACCTGCCCGCGGGCGACGGCCTGGTCGGGCTGATCACCCAGCGGTACTTCGACTACTCCGGCGGGCACCCGCCGACGGTCGGCGAGCCCGCCGCGGCCGATCTGGAGCGGATGGCCGAGGCCCGCAACGAGCTGATCGAAGGGATCATCGCCGAGAGCGAGGACGAGTCCCTGATGGACCGCTACCTCGCCGGCGAGGAGATCGCGGAGACCACCCTCATCGCCGACCTGGAGACCGCGGTCGCGCGGGGGTCCTTCCACCCGGTCATCCCGGTGTGCGCGACCAGCGGCGTCGGCCTGGCCGAGGTGCTCGACGGCATCGTCCGCGCGTTCCCCTCCCCGCTGGAGCACCGGCCCCCCGACGTGACCACGCCGGACGGCGGCGAGCACGCCGCGATCACCGCGGACCCCGCGGGACCCCTCGCCGCGGAGGTCGTCCGGACGGCCGTGGACTCCTACGTCGGCCGGGTGTCACTCGTCCGGGTGTTCTCCGGGACGCTGCGCCCCGAACGCCCGGTGCACGTGTCCGGGCACGGCCTCGCCGAACGCGGCCACGAGGACCACGACGCCGACGAGCGCGTCGCACACCTGTATTCGCCGCTCGGCTCGGCCCTGCGGGAAGTGCCCTACTGCGTCGCCGGCGACCTCTGCGCGCTGACGAAGGTCGGCTCGGCGGAGACCGGCGACACCGTCTCCTCCCCCGACGACCCGCTGCTGATGGAGCCGTGGGCGATGCCGGAACCGCTGCTGCCGGTGGCGGTCGTCGCGAAGACCCGCAGCGACGAAGACACGCTGGCGCGCAACCTTTCCCGCCTCGTCGCCGGCGACCCGACGCTGCGGCTGGACCGCAACGCCGAGACCGGCCAGCTGGTGCTGTGGTGCATGGGCGAGGCCCACGCCGACGTCGTGCTCTCGCGGCTGCGCGCGGGCGGCGCGGACGTCGACACCGAGCCGGTGAAGATCAGCCTGCGCTCGACGTTCGCCAAGCCGGCCAAGGGACACGGGCGGCACGTGAAGCAGTCCGGCGGGCACGGCCAGTTCGCCGTCTGCGACATCGAGGTCGAGCCGCTGCCGCGCGGCGGCGGCTTCCAGTTCGTGGACAAGGTCGTCGGCGGCTCGGTGCCGCACCAGTTCATCCCGAGCGTGGAGAAGGGCGTGCGCGCCCAGCTGCAGCGCGGCCTGGCGGACGGCCACCCGGTGGTCGACGTCAAGGTGACCCTGGTCGACGGCAAGGCGCACAGCGTGGATTCCTCGGACGCGGCGTTCCAGACCGCGGGCGCGCTGGCCCTGCGGGAGGCGGCGGCGAACGGGCACCTCACGATGCTGGAGCCCCTGGAAGAGGTGGCCATCCGGCTGCCGGACGAGCACCTGGGCACGGTGCTGGGCGATCTGTCGTCCCGGCGTGGCCGGGTGCTGGGCACCGAAGCGGGCGAAGGCGGCCGGACGGTGATCCGGGCGGAGGTCCCGGCGACGGAACTGATCCGCTACCTGATCGACCTGCGCTCGATGACCTCGGGCACGGCCACGTTCACCCGCCGCCACGCGCGGTTCGAGCCGATGCCGGAGGGAATGGCGGTCCACTAG